Genomic DNA from Leptospirillum ferriphilum:
GTCAAGTCCGGCGACAAGGTGGGGGTTGTGGGGCTCGGCGGCCTCGGCCATATGGGCGTCAAGCTGGCCGCATCGATGGGGGCCCGCGTGACGGTGTTTTCCACCTCGGACAAGAAGGCCGCGGACAGCAAGCGTCTGGGTGCCGAATCCTTTGTCGTCACGCGCGATCCCGGGAACATGGCCGCTCTCGCCAACAGCTTCGATTTTATCCTGGATACCGTGTCGGCTCCCCATGACATCAATGCCTATCTGAATCTTCTCCGCCGGGACGGGCAGCTCGTGTTTGTGGGGGTGCCGGAAAAGCCGATCGAGGTCCAGCCCTTTGCCATGATCGGAAAGCGCCGATCGATGGCGGCCTCTCTCATCGGGGGCATCCGGGAAACGCAGGAGATGCTCGATTATTGCGCCTCGAAGGGGATCACGTCCGATGTTGAAGTGATCGGGGTCGACCGGATCATGGAAGCCTATGACCGCACGGTCAAGGGAGATGTCCGGTATCGGTTCGTGATCGACATGAAGACCCTCTGACCGTTCTTCCCGTCTGCTGGAGAGACAGACATCGCCTCCGTCGGGAGTCCTCCCGGCGGAGGTTTTTTTTTTGAGACTCTGTCGTTTGAGCTCTCTTCTCCGGGGAAAAAATCCTTTTCAAACCCGGAGAGGATAAAAATTGGCAACGAACACTCCGGAACAAGGACACACAAAAATGCAGGGATCCCTGTGGAGAAAGAGTTTTTTCGATTTTTTCCCTTTCGGAAGAAGGAAACAAGCATTGAACTGTCCCTCCCGAAATCCTAGACTCGGAAAACGCGTGGTGTTGCGTGACGATTGTCACAGGATGACCGGAACCCGGCAAGACGCGCGTCGAAAGGAGGTTTTCATGAAACGGATGACCCGTCACTGGGCCTACCGGAACTATCGACCCGAGACCCTCTCCGATTCTCTTGCCCTGGATCAGTTTCTTCTGGCGATCGAGAGAAATTTCCTGCTCCACATCGCGACCGGGCTCAATATGACCGTGGTGGGTCTAGCGATGTTCCGGTTCTTTAGCAGGCATCCCAACGACCTGTATGCGGGGATCGGCCTGGCATCCTTCGGGGTCGCTCTTCTCATCGCCGGAAAGGGACTTTATGATTATTTGCGGATGCGTTCCGTTTTTGGGGCAATGGAGGAAGACCTTGAGCGGAAGGTCCGGACCGGGTAGCTCCCGGACAGGCTCTTCCCTTGCCGTCCGGCGATGCCTGCATTACAATTGAGCTCAATTTGGACATGGCAAACATTGGACTGGGCTTCCGGAAAGAGCATGTGTCAGCCGGATTGCGGTCGGATCTCTCTGGTCCCCACCCTGTTTTTTTCAGGACATAGCGGAGTGTCCCATGGACCGCCTGAACGCCTTCAAGCCACCGTCTCCGCGGATATGGACCGCCCTTGGCCTGGTCGTCCTTCCGGTCCTTTTTTTATCGGGCCTGTCTTTTATTCTTTTTCTTGAAAGGCGCCCCCGGATCCAGTCGGAGATTTCCACACTTTCCCGCATCGACTACGACCGGGATTCCATCGAGCGGAACCTGACCGCCCTGGCCTTCTTTCCCGGGGAAACAAAGAACAACTCTTCGCCCTCTGCACGCGCCACCGGATATCTCCTCCAGATCCGGGCCGATGCGCTCGATATTCTCTCCCGTCCGGGGCTTCTTTCCGGAAGAGAGGAAAAGACCATCCGGGATCTTCCGGGTGTGTTCGACCGGTCCGTGCGTCTTCCTTCCCGTGCCGTGCTCTCTTCGGCGCTCCAGAAAATGTCTTTCCTGGAAAAGGAGCTCGATACCCGGGAGCTTCGGCTCAACCGCGTCCTGGAAGGGGTCGACAGGAACCTTGAACGGACGGGGTTTTTTGCAGGCGGAGCCCTTCTTCTTCTGGCGGGTTTCTTTTTTGCCGGGATCCGCGATGTCCGCCGCACGTTCTCTCATCTGGCCCTGTATGAAGCACTCCAGCGCTCCGACAGCGGAATCGCCTTTCTCGATCCGGTGTCGGGCCATTTTCTGTTTGCCAACGATGGTTTTTTGCGCCTGACAGGTCAGGACACGGAGGGTCTCAAGACACTGGAGCCGTCCGGGCTTTTTCCGGACGTGAGGGGAGTCTTTCCCGGATACGGTGAAAAAAAACCGTTGTCTCCGGAGGGTCTCGAAACGGTGCTTTCCACCCGGGATGGCAGGCGTGTTCCCGTCGAGATGCGTCTTGAACGCTCCGTCTTTCAGGGAAGCGAACTTCTTCTCCTGATGGTTTCGGACCGTTCCCGCAAACAGGCGCTTGAGGAAAAAAACCGGGAGATTCTCAGCCATCTCGAAACGATCGTCCAGAACCTCGGGGAAGGCCT
This window encodes:
- a CDS encoding NAD(P)-dependent alcohol dehydrogenase, translating into MIETKGYATHGAKEALKPFSFQRRDVGADDVLIDIHYCGICHSDIHQARNEWGQSTYPMVPGHEIVGKVSAVGANVRGFKVGDLAGVGCFVDSCGVCPSCREGEEQYCDQSPVWTYNAVEKDGKTPTYGGYSQKIVVKEKYCLRVSPNLPLSHVAPLLCAGITTYSPLRHFGVKSGDKVGVVGLGGLGHMGVKLAASMGARVTVFSTSDKKAADSKRLGAESFVVTRDPGNMAALANSFDFILDTVSAPHDINAYLNLLRRDGQLVFVGVPEKPIEVQPFAMIGKRRSMAASLIGGIRETQEMLDYCASKGITSDVEVIGVDRIMEAYDRTVKGDVRYRFVIDMKTL
- a CDS encoding DUF202 domain-containing protein; this translates as MKRMTRHWAYRNYRPETLSDSLALDQFLLAIERNFLLHIATGLNMTVVGLAMFRFFSRHPNDLYAGIGLASFGVALLIAGKGLYDYLRMRSVFGAMEEDLERKVRTG